In Tolypothrix sp. NIES-4075, the following proteins share a genomic window:
- a CDS encoding BMC domain-containing protein translates to METYNQRASTSQSRRRDNFQDTALGLVSTLSFPAIVGTADMMLKSAGVYLVGYEKIGGGHCTAIVRGNIADVRLAVESGVQTAEQFGQLVSSLVIARPFPNLDIVLPIASRLSQFTGDGYSRLSNTAIGLVETRGFPALVGAADAMLKAADVQLAAYEKIGAGLCTAIIRGTVANVAVAVEAGMFEAERIGELNAVMVIPRPLDELEQTLPVASCWIEERQPLRLPVNIKEKEQVAEVEMVGLPDLAKLPVKIVEE, encoded by the coding sequence ATGGAAACATATAATCAACGTGCTAGCACCAGCCAATCCCGTCGTCGAGATAATTTTCAAGACACCGCGTTGGGTTTAGTATCAACCCTCAGCTTTCCAGCGATAGTGGGAACGGCAGATATGATGCTGAAATCGGCAGGAGTGTACTTAGTTGGGTATGAAAAAATCGGTGGCGGTCACTGTACTGCGATCGTTCGAGGTAACATCGCTGATGTACGTCTTGCCGTAGAATCAGGTGTACAAACCGCTGAACAATTTGGTCAGCTAGTTTCTAGCTTAGTAATTGCGCGACCTTTCCCCAATTTAGATATAGTGCTTCCCATCGCTAGCCGTCTGAGTCAATTTACTGGAGACGGCTACAGCCGCTTGAGTAATACAGCAATTGGTTTGGTAGAAACGCGGGGATTTCCGGCATTGGTGGGAGCTGCTGATGCCATGTTGAAAGCCGCTGATGTTCAGTTGGCAGCATATGAAAAAATCGGTGCGGGTTTGTGTACAGCGATTATTCGCGGCACTGTGGCAAACGTTGCCGTGGCAGTGGAAGCTGGGATGTTTGAGGCAGAACGGATTGGTGAGTTAAACGCTGTGATGGTGATTCCTCGACCACTCGATGAATTAGAGCAAACCTTGCCAGTAGCAAGTTGCTGGATAGAAGAACGTCAACCTTTAAGATTGCCAGTGAATATCAAGGAAAAAGAACAAGTTGCCGAAGTAGAAATGGTAGGCTTGCCAGATTTAGCTAAACTCCCTGTAAAAATTGTGGAAGAGTAG
- a CDS encoding mucoidy inhibitor MuiA family protein, translating into MVNPETDYETKIADTQIKAVTVYADKALVSRRGIVSLTGQERELVITALPMIETESVRVSGNGSVAVRLLGVSSDRIFTTEPVAERVAQLHRQIQQIEAEKRHLQAQVDALALQSSFIAGLREKTEDPFAQSLARKNLSLSETLDFLNFLGSQYSEYAIASGECKSQQQELDKQLQVLYASLQKIQTPLPKESVSLIVAIEPAGAGEFELEVSYLVNSASWNPLYDLRVSSTSDTVHLGYLAEIIQNTGEDWRNVDITLSTAKPGLGTLPPQLQPWYIDVPRTAAQLMTTRRIRQRPMSIPAAPMAIAGAAEDSYNESDETEETLIAAETVVAEVSKQGSVVTFKLSGGGNIPSDGSPHKTTIFHDDYPCNFDYIAMPRLVSFAYLQANVKNSANGATLLPGKANIFRDNIFVGTTHLDNIVAGQEFKLNLGIEENLKIERELVERQVDKKLIGNQRRITYSYRLIITNLLNSEANLKLTEQLPVSRNEQIKVRLIRSNPQIQLGEMGILEWLLTLTPQERREVYYQFTVEHPPELTVVGLDI; encoded by the coding sequence GTGGTTAACCCGGAAACTGACTATGAAACGAAAATAGCAGACACCCAAATTAAAGCTGTGACGGTGTACGCTGACAAGGCTTTAGTGTCACGACGCGGTATAGTGTCTTTAACAGGACAAGAACGAGAATTAGTAATTACCGCATTACCGATGATAGAAACTGAGTCTGTCAGGGTTAGCGGGAATGGTTCAGTAGCGGTGCGGTTGTTGGGAGTGAGTAGCGATCGCATTTTTACCACAGAACCCGTGGCTGAAAGAGTAGCACAACTTCATCGGCAAATTCAGCAAATAGAAGCCGAAAAACGTCACCTACAAGCGCAAGTCGATGCTTTGGCATTACAATCTAGTTTTATTGCCGGTTTGCGCGAAAAGACAGAAGATCCTTTTGCACAAAGTTTGGCGCGGAAAAATCTCAGTTTGAGTGAAACATTGGATTTCCTCAACTTTTTGGGTAGCCAATATAGCGAATATGCGATCGCTTCCGGGGAATGCAAAAGCCAACAACAAGAATTAGACAAGCAACTACAAGTACTTTACGCTTCTTTACAAAAAATCCAAACACCATTACCCAAAGAAAGTGTTAGCTTAATTGTGGCAATAGAGCCTGCCGGTGCAGGAGAATTTGAGCTAGAGGTTTCTTACTTAGTTAATAGCGCTAGTTGGAATCCGCTTTATGACTTGCGGGTTAGCAGTACCAGCGATACTGTGCATCTAGGCTACCTGGCAGAAATCATCCAAAATACCGGAGAAGATTGGAGAAACGTTGATATCACTCTTTCTACCGCAAAACCCGGACTAGGTACGTTACCGCCTCAACTGCAACCGTGGTATATAGACGTACCGCGTACAGCAGCGCAATTAATGACGACACGACGAATACGACAAAGACCTATGTCCATACCTGCGGCTCCGATGGCGATCGCGGGTGCGGCTGAAGATAGTTACAATGAATCCGACGAGACAGAAGAAACTTTAATTGCAGCTGAAACTGTTGTTGCTGAAGTATCAAAACAAGGAAGCGTAGTTACCTTTAAATTAAGTGGTGGGGGTAACATTCCCAGTGATGGTTCACCTCATAAAACAACAATTTTTCATGACGATTATCCTTGTAATTTTGATTATATAGCAATGCCGCGCTTGGTAAGCTTTGCTTATTTGCAAGCTAATGTGAAAAATAGCGCCAACGGTGCGACTTTGCTACCAGGAAAAGCGAATATTTTCCGCGACAATATTTTTGTGGGAACAACACATTTAGATAATATTGTAGCAGGGCAAGAATTCAAACTTAACTTAGGAATTGAAGAAAATTTGAAAATTGAGCGGGAGTTAGTTGAGCGTCAAGTAGACAAAAAATTAATTGGCAATCAGCGGCGAATTACTTATAGTTATCGCTTGATAATTACTAACTTACTTAACTCAGAAGCTAATTTAAAATTAACCGAACAATTGCCAGTTAGCCGCAACGAGCAAATTAAAGTGCGTCTGATTCGCAGTAACCCACAAATTCAACTTGGAGAAATGGGAATTTTGGAATGGCTGTTAACTCTTACACCGCAAGAGCGAAGAGAAGTATATTATCAGTTTACCGTTGAACATCCACCGGAATTAACAGTTGTTGGGTTGGATATTTAA
- a CDS encoding type II toxin-antitoxin system HicB family antitoxin: MNYKGYEAVVEFDEDAEIFHGEVINLRDVITFQGETVKELKQAFRDSVDVYLDFCKERGESAEKPFSGKFVVRINPSLHKEISIKAKKEGQSLNSWIEKRLCEA; this comes from the coding sequence ATGAATTATAAAGGTTATGAAGCAGTTGTAGAATTTGATGAAGACGCAGAAATTTTTCATGGTGAAGTAATTAATCTTAGAGATGTGATAACTTTTCAAGGCGAGACTGTAAAAGAATTGAAACAAGCATTTCGTGATTCAGTGGATGTTTATTTGGATTTTTGTAAAGAACGTGGTGAGTCAGCTGAAAAACCATTTTCAGGTAAGTTTGTAGTCAGAATTAATCCGAGCTTGCATAAAGAAATTTCAATCAAAGCAAAGAAAGAGGGACAAAGTTTAAATTCTTGGATAGAAAAACGCTTGTGTGAAGCTTAA
- a CDS encoding LysR family transcriptional regulator — translation MNQATLHQLKVFEAAARHGSFTRAAEELFLTQPTVSMQIKQLTKSVGLPLFEQVGKRLFLTEAGRELFATCRQIFETIAQFEMKVANLKGLKQGQLRLGVITTAKYFIPRLLGPFCQLYPGIEISLQVTNHERILERMINNLDDLYIISQLPEHLDVNCQPFLDNPLVVFAPANHPLAKEKNIPIERLANEPFIMREPGSGTRRAVQSLFDEHDIKVKVKLELGSNEAIKQAIAGGLGISILSRHTLMPNTPELTILDVEHFPIKRTWYMVYPNGKQLSIVARTYFEYLLDAANKMVQNSIPPVYSSVEGGN, via the coding sequence TTGAACCAAGCGACGCTGCACCAGTTAAAGGTGTTTGAGGCGGCGGCACGGCATGGTAGCTTTACTCGCGCCGCAGAAGAACTTTTTCTCACTCAACCGACTGTCTCAATGCAAATCAAACAACTGACAAAATCGGTGGGTTTGCCATTATTTGAGCAAGTAGGTAAGCGCTTATTTCTAACAGAAGCGGGAAGAGAATTATTTGCAACTTGCCGTCAAATTTTTGAGACAATAGCCCAATTTGAAATGAAAGTTGCAAATTTAAAAGGGCTAAAACAAGGACAATTACGTTTAGGAGTAATTACAACAGCAAAATATTTCATACCTCGTTTGTTGGGTCCATTTTGTCAACTTTATCCTGGCATAGAGATATCTTTGCAAGTAACTAATCACGAACGTATTTTAGAAAGGATGATTAACAATTTGGACGACTTGTATATTATAAGTCAACTGCCAGAACATCTTGATGTGAATTGCCAGCCCTTTCTAGATAATCCTTTAGTAGTTTTTGCACCAGCAAATCATCCGCTAGCTAAGGAAAAAAATATTCCTATAGAACGTCTTGCGAATGAACCTTTTATTATGCGAGAACCAGGTTCGGGAACGCGACGTGCTGTGCAAAGTCTTTTTGATGAACATGACATAAAGGTGAAAGTCAAGCTCGAATTGGGAAGTAATGAGGCGATTAAGCAAGCGATCGCCGGTGGTTTAGGTATTTCTATTTTATCTCGCCATACCTTAATGCCAAACACACCAGAATTAACTATTTTGGATGTAGAACACTTCCCCATTAAGCGAACTTGGTACATGGTCTATCCGAATGGCAAACAGCTATCTATCGTTGCTCGTACTTACTTTGAGTATCTATTAGACGCAGCGAATAAGATGGTACAAAACAGCATTCCTCCGGTTTATAGCAGTGTTGAGGGAGGTAATTAA
- a CDS encoding carbon dioxide-concentrating mechanism protein CcmK, with product MSIAVGMVETLGFPAVVEAADAMVKAARVTLVGYEKIGSGRVTVIVRGDVSEVQASVGAGVESVKRVNGGQVLSTHIIARPHENLEYVLPIRYTEDVEQFRENVNAIRPFGRRP from the coding sequence ATGTCAATCGCAGTAGGAATGGTAGAAACGCTAGGTTTTCCAGCAGTAGTGGAAGCTGCTGACGCAATGGTGAAAGCCGCCCGCGTCACCCTAGTAGGTTATGAGAAAATCGGTAGTGGTCGCGTTACCGTGATTGTCCGGGGAGATGTATCAGAAGTGCAAGCTTCGGTAGGAGCGGGAGTTGAATCAGTCAAGCGAGTAAATGGGGGACAAGTTCTGTCTACTCACATCATTGCTCGTCCACACGAAAACCTGGAGTATGTCCTACCAATTCGTTATACAGAAGACGTAGAGCAATTCCGGGAGAATGTTAACGCCATTCGTCCCTTCGGCAGAAGACCGTAA
- a CDS encoding carbon dioxide-concentrating mechanism protein CcmK — protein MPIAVGMIETKGFPAVVEAADAMVKAARVTLVGYEKIGSARVTVIVRGDVSEVQASVAAGVEAARRVNGGEVLSTHIIARPHENLEYVLPIRYTEAVEQFRT, from the coding sequence ATGCCAATTGCAGTTGGGATGATTGAAACAAAAGGCTTTCCGGCAGTAGTAGAAGCTGCGGACGCGATGGTAAAAGCCGCTCGTGTCACCTTGGTAGGCTATGAGAAAATCGGTAGCGCTCGCGTCACCGTAATTGTCAGAGGAGATGTGTCTGAAGTACAAGCTTCGGTTGCAGCCGGGGTTGAAGCAGCCAGAAGAGTAAATGGCGGTGAAGTGTTATCAACTCACATCATTGCTCGTCCCCACGAAAACCTAGAATATGTATTGCCGATTCGATACACCGAGGCTGTAGAACAGTTTCGCACTTAA
- a CDS encoding ribulose bisphosphate carboxylase small subunit has product MAVRSTAAPPTPWSRNLAEPNIDATAYIHPFSNVIGDVRIGANVIVAPGTSIRADEGTPFNISENTNLQDGVVIHGLEQGRVIGDDDNQYSVWIGKNASITHMALIHGPAYVGDDCFIGFRSTVFNARVGNGCIVMMHALIQDVEIPPGKYVPSGAIITNQQQADRLPDVQVQDREFSHHVVGINQALRSGYLCAADNKCIKNIRNEMTSSYKTNGSNGYSGNGSVSSSNLSSETVQQVRHLLEQGYQIGTEHVDARRFRTGSWASCSPIATNSTSEAIAALESCLAEHSGEFVRLFGIDPKGKRRVLETIIQRPDGVVQNGTTPKLGVKSASSSGASSYNGSSTLSGEAIEQVRQLLAGGYKIGMEHVDKRRFRTGSWQSCTPIASSNEKEVISALEACVASHTGEYVRLVGIEPKARKRVLESIIQRPDGNVAEGSGNKFVASSSSKSRTSTATSTRLSPEVIDQLRQLINQGSKISAEHVDKRRFRTGSWSSCGQIQGNSEREAIAALEGYLREYQGEYVRLIGIEPKAKKRVLESIIQRPDDSVAQPSPSDNQIEASRFSTSKTSNTATSTRLSSEVVDQLRQLRNQGSKISVEHVDQRRFRTGSWSSCGQIQGNSEREAIAALEGYLREYEGEYVRLIGINPKDKRRVLETIIQRP; this is encoded by the coding sequence ATGGCAGTCCGCAGCACAGCGGCTCCCCCAACCCCGTGGTCAAGAAATTTGGCAGAGCCAAATATAGATGCAACAGCGTATATCCATCCATTTTCTAACGTTATTGGGGACGTGCGGATTGGTGCAAATGTAATCGTCGCTCCGGGAACTTCAATTAGAGCTGATGAAGGTACGCCTTTCAATATCAGTGAGAACACCAATCTTCAAGATGGTGTTGTGATTCACGGGTTAGAGCAAGGCAGAGTAATTGGTGATGATGACAATCAATACTCGGTATGGATTGGCAAGAATGCTTCCATTACCCACATGGCTTTAATTCACGGACCTGCATACGTAGGGGACGATTGCTTTATTGGTTTTCGCTCCACGGTGTTTAACGCCAGGGTAGGAAATGGTTGCATCGTTATGATGCACGCTTTGATTCAAGATGTAGAAATTCCACCGGGAAAATATGTCCCTTCGGGAGCGATAATTACTAACCAGCAGCAAGCCGATCGCTTACCAGATGTGCAAGTTCAGGACAGGGAATTTTCTCATCATGTGGTAGGTATAAATCAAGCACTGAGATCGGGTTATCTCTGTGCTGCGGATAACAAATGTATTAAAAACATTCGGAATGAAATGACTAGTTCATATAAAACCAACGGCAGTAATGGCTACAGCGGCAACGGATCTGTATCAAGTTCTAACTTGAGTTCTGAAACGGTGCAACAAGTGCGGCATCTTTTAGAACAAGGGTATCAAATTGGTACGGAACACGTAGATGCGCGGCGGTTCCGTACTGGTTCGTGGGCTAGCTGTAGTCCGATCGCAACTAATTCTACCAGTGAAGCGATCGCTGCCTTAGAAAGCTGTCTAGCCGAACACAGTGGTGAGTTTGTTCGCCTATTTGGTATTGACCCCAAAGGCAAGCGCCGCGTATTAGAAACTATCATCCAAAGACCAGATGGTGTTGTTCAAAATGGTACAACACCTAAATTAGGTGTAAAAAGTGCTAGTTCTTCCGGTGCTAGCAGCTATAATGGCAGTTCTACATTAAGTGGTGAAGCGATCGAGCAAGTACGCCAACTTTTAGCTGGTGGTTACAAAATTGGCATGGAACACGTAGATAAAAGACGATTCCGTACCGGTTCTTGGCAAAGTTGCACTCCCATTGCTTCCAGTAATGAAAAAGAAGTAATTTCCGCTTTGGAAGCTTGTGTAGCTTCACACACCGGCGAGTACGTTCGGTTAGTCGGAATTGAACCAAAAGCCAGAAAGCGGGTTTTGGAAAGCATTATCCAAAGACCGGATGGTAATGTAGCTGAAGGTAGCGGTAATAAGTTTGTCGCAAGTAGCTCTTCAAAGAGCAGGACTTCCACTGCCACAAGCACTCGCTTAAGCCCAGAGGTAATAGACCAACTGCGGCAACTAATCAATCAAGGTAGCAAAATCAGCGCCGAACACGTAGACAAGCGCCGATTCCGTACAGGTTCTTGGTCTAGCTGCGGTCAAATTCAGGGTAATTCAGAAAGAGAAGCGATCGCCGCTTTGGAAGGATACCTTAGAGAATACCAAGGGGAATATGTGCGCTTAATTGGCATCGAACCAAAAGCGAAAAAACGAGTTTTAGAAAGCATTATCCAAAGACCGGATGACAGTGTAGCACAGCCTAGCCCTAGCGATAACCAGATCGAGGCAAGTCGTTTTAGCACTTCTAAAACGTCAAATACAGCGACCAGCACCCGGTTAAGCTCAGAAGTGGTAGACCAACTGCGGCAGTTGAGAAATCAAGGTAGCAAAATCAGCGTCGAACACGTAGACCAGCGCCGATTCCGCACCGGTTCTTGGTCTAGCTGCGGTCAAATTCAGGGTAATTCTGAAAGAGAAGCGATCGCCGCTTTAGAAGGATACCTAAGAGAATACGAAGGGGAATATGTACGCTTAATTGGCATTAACCCCAAAGACAAGCGTCGCGTATTAGAAACAATAATTCAACGCCCGTAA
- a CDS encoding NAD(P)H-quinone oxidoreductase subunit F, with amino-acid sequence MNQILFSTSWCLPIYGLVGAILTLPWAMGIIRRTGPRPAAYLNILTTVLAFVHSVFVFIDIWNREPETFTIAWLRAADLDLSFALDISPISIGTSVLITGLSLLAQIYALGYMEKDWAIARFFAMMGFFEAALSGLAISDSLFLSYALLEVLTLSTYLLVGFWYAQPLVVTAARDAFLTKRVGDLLLLMGVVTLSTLAGSLNFSHLYEWAQTANLNPLTSTLLGLALIAGPAGKCAQFPLHLWLDEAMEGPNPASVMRNSLVVAGGAYLLFKLQPILTLSPVALNALIIMGTVTAIGASLVSLAQTDIKRALSHSTSAYMGLVFLAVGLQQGGVALMLLLTHAIAKALLFMSSGSVIFTTQSQDLTEMGGLWSRMPATTTAYIVGSAGLVSLLPLGSFWAMLSWADGFVAINPWVIGVLLLVNGLTALNLTRVFRLVFWGEAQQKTRRTPEVGWTMAFPMVSLTIVTLLVPVMLQQWYLLPTWESVNWYVVLLLLVSTLAGVATGCTIYLHKGWSRSTVLAWRLVQDLLGYDFYIDRVYRLTVVGAVALLSRISAWSDRYIVDGLVNLVGIATIFSGQSLKYSISGQSQGYMLTIVAVVSVLGFFISWSLGLLDKLPF; translated from the coding sequence ATGAATCAGATTCTCTTCTCAACAAGTTGGTGCTTGCCTATTTATGGCTTAGTAGGTGCGATTTTAACTTTGCCGTGGGCAATGGGAATAATTCGGCGTACAGGACCAAGACCAGCAGCATATTTAAACATATTGACGACTGTATTGGCTTTTGTCCACAGTGTATTTGTATTTATAGATATCTGGAATAGAGAACCAGAAACTTTTACGATCGCCTGGTTAAGGGCAGCAGATTTGGACTTATCGTTTGCGTTGGACATTTCACCAATAAGTATTGGGACATCAGTTTTAATCACGGGATTAAGTCTGTTAGCACAGATTTATGCCTTAGGTTACATGGAAAAGGATTGGGCGATCGCTCGTTTCTTTGCGATGATGGGATTTTTTGAAGCAGCGTTGAGTGGTTTAGCCATCAGTGACTCGTTGTTTCTCAGTTATGCTTTGTTAGAAGTCTTAACCCTTTCCACTTACTTGCTGGTAGGATTTTGGTATGCTCAACCTTTGGTAGTGACAGCAGCGCGAGATGCGTTTCTCACCAAACGAGTAGGAGATTTATTGCTGTTGATGGGAGTAGTGACGCTTTCCACATTAGCCGGTAGTTTGAACTTTTCCCATTTATATGAATGGGCGCAAACGGCAAACTTAAATCCGCTAACATCAACTTTACTCGGTTTAGCATTGATAGCAGGACCTGCTGGTAAATGCGCTCAATTTCCCTTGCATCTGTGGTTAGACGAAGCGATGGAAGGTCCCAACCCAGCTTCGGTAATGCGGAACTCATTGGTAGTAGCTGGTGGTGCGTATCTACTATTTAAACTTCAGCCGATTTTAACGCTTTCGCCAGTTGCTTTAAACGCTTTAATAATTATGGGTACAGTTACAGCAATAGGCGCAAGCTTAGTGTCCCTTGCCCAAACAGATATTAAGCGGGCATTATCCCATTCTACCAGTGCCTACATGGGATTAGTATTTTTGGCGGTAGGATTGCAGCAAGGAGGTGTTGCCTTAATGTTGCTGTTGACTCATGCGATCGCTAAAGCACTATTATTCATGAGTTCGGGTTCGGTCATATTCACCACCCAGAGCCAAGACTTGACAGAAATGGGCGGTTTGTGGTCGCGGATGCCGGCAACCACCACAGCTTACATCGTCGGTTCAGCCGGATTAGTATCGCTACTGCCATTAGGTAGTTTTTGGGCGATGCTGTCATGGGCTGATGGCTTTGTGGCGATTAACCCTTGGGTGATTGGTGTATTGTTATTAGTTAACGGCTTAACAGCATTAAATTTGACACGAGTCTTTCGATTGGTGTTTTGGGGTGAGGCGCAACAAAAGACCCGTCGCACCCCAGAAGTCGGTTGGACAATGGCATTTCCAATGGTATCCTTGACAATAGTGACGCTGTTAGTGCCCGTGATGCTACAGCAATGGTATCTACTACCAACTTGGGAAAGTGTCAACTGGTATGTAGTATTGCTATTGCTTGTATCTACCTTGGCTGGGGTAGCTACAGGATGTACAATTTATCTGCACAAAGGTTGGTCAAGATCAACAGTACTCGCTTGGAGATTGGTGCAAGATTTATTGGGTTATGACTTTTATATTGACCGAGTTTACCGATTGACGGTAGTAGGTGCAGTAGCGCTACTTTCGAGGATTTCTGCTTGGAGCGATCGCTACATAGTTGATGGTTTAGTTAACCTAGTCGGCATTGCCACAATTTTTAGCGGACAAAGCTTAAAATACAGCATTTCCGGTCAATCGCAAGGATATATGTTAACTATCGTTGCGGTCGTCAGCGTGCTAGGGTTTTTCATTAGCTGGTCATTAGGTCTATTGGACAAGTTGCCGTTTTAA
- a CDS encoding EutN/CcmL family microcompartment protein, producing MQLAKVRGTVVSTQKDPSLRGVKLLLLQLINEEGQILPEYEVAADSVGAGFDEWVLISRGSAARQVLGNEQRPVDAAVVAIIDTVYVEDRLVYGKKDQYR from the coding sequence ATGCAACTTGCCAAAGTTCGCGGCACAGTAGTTAGTACACAAAAAGACCCAAGTCTTAGAGGTGTCAAACTACTGTTGTTGCAGTTAATAAATGAAGAAGGACAAATTTTGCCAGAATATGAGGTGGCAGCTGATAGTGTCGGTGCTGGATTCGATGAGTGGGTGCTTATCAGTCGTGGCAGTGCGGCACGTCAAGTTCTGGGCAATGAACAGCGTCCGGTAGATGCAGCCGTAGTCGCGATAATTGATACTGTTTATGTAGAAGATCGCCTTGTTTACGGCAAAAAAGATCAATATCGGTAA
- a CDS encoding transferase yields the protein MSVPPLRLDTNFNSHISGEVIVHPSAVIAPGVILQAATNSKIVIGPGVCIGMGSILQVSTGIIEIEAGVSLGAGFLMVGAGRIGVNACIGSATTVFNCSVEPGQVVAPGSVLGDTTVRVALPSPTEIDTKELEPSTTEPASVNVETRYIASLQNGTGKDKNNSQSQIPSPINSGKIESNEEEHLITEESALTTQDSETSSTDPNIFGTQIYGQGSVQRLLITLFPHRQSLSEPKSDDRSE from the coding sequence ATGTCTGTGCCGCCACTGCGCCTTGATACCAACTTTAATTCTCATATTAGTGGCGAGGTGATTGTTCATCCGAGTGCGGTAATTGCACCAGGGGTCATACTCCAAGCGGCTACAAACAGCAAAATCGTCATCGGTCCTGGTGTCTGTATTGGCATGGGGTCAATTCTTCAAGTCAGTACAGGAATAATAGAAATAGAAGCAGGAGTAAGCCTGGGAGCCGGTTTTTTAATGGTTGGTGCAGGTAGAATAGGAGTAAATGCTTGCATTGGTTCAGCAACAACAGTTTTTAACTGTTCGGTGGAGCCAGGGCAAGTAGTTGCACCCGGTTCAGTTTTGGGAGACACCACTGTGCGTGTTGCCTTACCTTCGCCGACTGAGATTGACACAAAAGAATTAGAACCATCCACAACTGAACCTGCTTCTGTTAATGTAGAGACGCGATATATCGCGTCTCTACAAAATGGGACTGGGAAAGATAAAAATAATTCCCAAAGTCAGATTCCTTCGCCGATAAATTCGGGGAAAATAGAGTCAAATGAAGAAGAGCATCTTATCACTGAGGAATCAGCACTTACCACTCAGGACTCAGAAACCTCTTCCACTGACCCGAACATTTTCGGTACACAAATTTATGGGCAAGGGAGTGTACAAAGGCTATTGATCACATTGTTTCCACATAGGCAATCATTAAGTGAACCGAAGTCTGACGATCGCTCTGAGTAA